A single window of Nicotiana sylvestris chromosome 5, ASM39365v2, whole genome shotgun sequence DNA harbors:
- the LOC138869764 gene encoding uncharacterized protein, with translation MSCGRPAKRPHLKDFTESSQEQWNWLAKEKGYRAEIGKLKQQVESLKFNNSMQVVADRGKKNKLAQENEELWAQIQKLRMAPDKQPRSRSDEQLIKGLKNEVREWRDGLEKSENDMAELKVQWSTRADKHRRYLNQLKRDHEKTVANIKRMVATLEGKAVKQAEDFQIESRHYYDLLAQIEVKVRQLKNQHMQDSQASKKCSDQIKRLLIEKKQARDRIRAIARAIFRRCRACEDMTHATFVSAVLIYVKWTMNELEQLERDLEPRPTARPNNAPRAPIFEALEYA, from the coding sequence ATGTCCTGCGGgagaccagctaaaagacctcacctcaAAGATTTCACTGAGTCATCCCaggagcaatggaactggttagcaaaggaaaaggGTTATCGGGCGGAGATCGGTAAATTGAAGCAACAGGTTGAAAgtttgaaattcaataacagtatgCAAGTTGTTGCGGATCGAGGCAAAAAGaataaattggcccaagaaaatgaagaactttGGGCCCAAATACAGAAATTGAGAATGGCTCcggataaacaaccaaggagtcgatcagatgagcagttgataaaagggttgaaaaatgaagtcagggaatggcgagatggtttagaaaagTCTGAGAACGACATGGCAGAGCTCAAAGTGCAGTGgagtacaagagcagataagcatcgtcgatactTAAATCAATTGAAACGCgatcacgagaaaactgttgccaacatAAAGAGAATGGTGGCTACACTTGAgggtaaagcagttaagcaggctgaggatttccaaattgaaagCAGACACtattacgacttgttggcccaaatagAGGTAAaagtgcggcaactgaagaatcagcacaTGCAGGATTCTCAGGCGTCAAAAaaatgcagtgatcagataaaacgcctacttatagaaaagaagcaagcaagggacaggattagagccattgcccgCGCCATTTTTAGAAGATGTCGCGCTTGCGAAGATATGACCCAtgctacttttgtctcagcagtgcTAATCTATGTGAAATggaccatgaatgaattagagcaacTCGAAAGGGACTTGGAACCTAGGCCCACGGCGAGGCCGAAcaacgccccgcgggcacccatatTTGAAGCTTTAGAGTATGCGTAG